CTTGAGACAAATTGGcccatatgatttttttaggGATAAATAACACCATGTGGTTCACTTCGTCAGATATAATTTGTTTCACCGTTAATTTTTTCGTCACTTTTGATactcaaacttttctttttgtcattaCTACTCCcaaacttttaactttttttcattttagtcctaaagttaaaaaaaaagggaaatggGTCTGGTTGGTGCCATCGGTTGGCGATACCGACCCCACCCTCGAGGTTGCATGAATCCACAGAGGATGCCGTCGACCATGGATGAGGGGTCGGGGCCGCAAATTGGTGGCCCCCGCCCTTGAATCGATCAGGATCTAAAACTCGAGATCTCGATTTATTCGGGGGCTGGAGCCACCAATCGAAAACTCCAACCCTACCCTCGAGGTTTCCAGCGTCCTCTGTGGGTGTTGGCCACCTCGGTggtggggtcggggtcgccgacCGGAGGACCAAGCctcttccccctttttttttcctagaattttaggatcaaattgcaaaaaaaaattgaaaggttGAGGGTattaatgacaaaaaaaagtttgagaaCTAAAAGGTGATGAAAAAACTAACGGTGAGGTCCATTATGCTAACGAAGCGAACCACATAGTGTTATTTGTCcctaaaaaaatcacaaagtCTAATTTGTCTCAAGCTCAAACCATAAAGAgtttttttgtacttttcccttttttattttatttcggtTTGTACCATGTTATTCTGCAGCTCAATGAATCCCGACTAATACGATCCGAGCCGAGTCGTCGGATCCCTAAGGAGTAAAACTTTCtcagcatgaatttttttccatttaaaaattcaaatatcaaattttacTTAAAGATAATAAATGCTGAACAAACTATTTGAACCAATTTATGTTGATTATCAAGTTTTTGAATACCATACCATGTACTCGAAAGattaaaaaatctaaaattctTACTCATATAAAGTAATATGAAATTAGAGGGCGGCAAGACCAAAAAGTTTGTGTCCCTTACGTGCCCCCTTCTAAAGTATCTTTGTATATGTCGAAGACATAAAGCAGAATGCTAACATCATTAAAcaataaatcaataaaatattcaaaaatcttattattcttttctttctctccatGCTTAGTTCTTCAAAATTCTCCCGTAAAGCGACAGCTCCCTTCAATTCCCCGCCACCTTATAATGCCTTCCAACACTCCATCGCGAACGTTCCCAGTACGTAGTTTCGAACATACTttcccagaaaaaaaaatgtatcaTTCCAGTAGTAATCGGCATTTGCCGATCCAGTCGGACCACGAAAAGCCGCAGATCAAACGCCACCATACTGCACGTTACTATGCCCACATAGTCAAGGAGAGCCTGACCACCCGAATTTCCAAGCTCATATGCGGCATCTTCCTGAGCCTCCTATTCATCCTGGGCATCATCAGCTTCATCCTGTGGCTTAGCCTTCGGCCCCACCGCCCGAGGTTCCACATCCACGATTTCTCCATCCCGAGCCTCAGCCAGCCCGATGGGTTCCAGAATGCTCAGATATCGTTCAACGCCACTGCCCGGAACTCGAACAGCCACATCGGGGTATACTACGACTCGATGGAGGGCACGGTGTACTACCGGGACCAGAATATCGGGTCGAAATCTTTGCTGTTTCCTTTCTACCAGGAGCCCAAGACAACGACAGTTATCACCGACGTGTTGAGTGGGGCCACCCTGACGGTCAACAATCAACGGTGGATGGAGTTC
The sequence above is drawn from the Punica granatum isolate Tunisia-2019 chromosome 5, ASM765513v2, whole genome shotgun sequence genome and encodes:
- the LOC116207120 gene encoding NDR1/HIN1-like protein 26, which codes for MPSNTPSRTFPVRSFEHTFPEKKMYHSSSNRHLPIQSDHEKPQIKRHHTARYYAHIVKESLTTRISKLICGIFLSLLFILGIISFILWLSLRPHRPRFHIHDFSIPSLSQPDGFQNAQISFNATARNSNSHIGVYYDSMEGTVYYRDQNIGSKSLLFPFYQEPKTTTVITDVLSGATLTVNNQRWMEFTNDRAQGTLVFRVDLTSTIRFKVSTWNSKRHRMHANCDVSVGADGMILAASKGKRCPVYFT